A single uncultured Methanolobus sp. DNA region contains:
- a CDS encoding DUF2115 domain-containing protein — protein sequence MNTRELLIRLQKDSRSISNADISLARAYAMEAVENVPEPYKTIYSADYFVFLYESFLEIRKCRPDEIVIQEIDSADYEAALSSIKEKNDTNDRKSDAMNRFISIVHIYLTFIVKKPLHPVGMIFPGGLKITEDGTFYYCPVKDKQTDTGISFCEFCICKDSEESKE from the coding sequence ATGAATACCAGAGAACTTCTTATCAGGCTTCAAAAAGACAGCAGAAGCATCAGCAATGCAGATATAAGTCTTGCACGAGCTTATGCAATGGAAGCTGTGGAAAATGTTCCAGAGCCTTACAAAACTATCTATTCAGCCGATTATTTTGTGTTTCTCTATGAGAGTTTTCTGGAAATCCGAAAATGCAGACCGGATGAAATTGTGATACAGGAAATCGATTCGGCAGACTATGAAGCGGCTCTTAGCAGCATAAAAGAGAAAAATGATACAAATGACCGGAAAAGCGATGCTATGAACCGGTTTATCAGTATCGTTCACATCTACCTTACTTTCATAGTCAAAAAACCATTACATCCGGTGGGGATGATCTTTCCCGGTGGTTTGAAGATAACAGAGGATGGAACTTTTTATTATTGTCCGGTCAAGGATAAACAAACAGATACCGGTATTTCGTTCTGTGAGTTCTGTATCTGTAAGGACAGTGAAGAGAGTAAAGAATAG
- a CDS encoding 4Fe-4S binding protein has protein sequence MLKITPYLGILVVIVSIAGLWFPLLGYFLLLVFATLLITSISRGRWFCGNLCPRGSFNDFWVGKISRSQKIPKILRSYWVRIPIFMLMMGFMGYRLLSTKGLINQIGMVFVIMCLVTTSIALVAGTTFSPRTWCTFCPMGTVQNIIGGSKYQLQTDDSKCVDCNKCEKVCPMQLDVHTNNEKPDCIKCGRCITACPTKALSFKA, from the coding sequence GTGCTGAAAATTACTCCATATCTTGGAATCCTTGTCGTTATCGTATCCATTGCAGGACTCTGGTTCCCGCTTCTGGGATATTTCCTGCTGCTGGTATTTGCAACACTGCTTATTACAAGCATTTCCCGCGGAAGATGGTTCTGCGGAAACCTCTGCCCCAGAGGAAGTTTCAATGACTTCTGGGTTGGGAAAATTAGCCGCAGTCAGAAAATACCAAAAATACTTAGAAGCTACTGGGTCAGAATCCCCATATTCATGCTTATGATGGGATTTATGGGCTACAGACTCCTCAGCACCAAGGGACTGATAAACCAGATAGGCATGGTTTTCGTAATCATGTGCCTGGTTACAACCTCAATTGCACTGGTCGCAGGAACTACATTCAGTCCCCGTACATGGTGTACATTCTGCCCAATGGGAACTGTACAAAACATCATCGGCGGAAGCAAGTACCAGCTCCAGACCGACGATTCAAAATGCGTAGACTGTAACAAGTGCGAGAAGGTCTGCCCAATGCAGCTCGATGTTCACACTAACAACGAAAAGCCGGACTGCATCAAGTGCGGAAGATGCATAACAGCATGCCCAACAAAAGCACTGTCATTTAAAGCCTGA
- a CDS encoding HTH domain-containing protein → MVDFACKEFEIEAVIKCGLNLTKAELQILKYFLQYGQDWLTTEKIAEELELNLSTVQRSVKKLYERKILIRSQNNMDGGGYFFVYKIRSKKDIHELIMEIVNSWVKRVDSELQSWADENQ, encoded by the coding sequence ATGGTTGACTTTGCCTGTAAAGAGTTTGAGATAGAAGCTGTAATAAAATGCGGATTGAACCTGACAAAAGCCGAGCTACAGATATTGAAGTATTTCCTGCAATACGGGCAGGACTGGCTTACTACAGAAAAGATTGCAGAAGAACTTGAACTTAACCTTTCAACTGTCCAGAGAAGTGTGAAGAAACTCTACGAAAGAAAGATACTCATCCGTTCCCAGAATAACATGGACGGCGGAGGATACTTCTTCGTGTACAAGATACGCAGCAAGAAAGACATTCATGAGCTCATCATGGAGATCGTCAATAGCTGGGTCAAGAGAGTGGACAGCGAATTGCAGTCATGGGCTGATGAAAACCAGTGA
- a CDS encoding homoserine O-acetyltransferase, which yields MKRESVGIVETRVFNLPDELVLDSGKKLKNVRVAYETYGKLNPEKSNGILICHALTGDAHAAGLHGGESKAGWWDVLIGPGKVIDTDRYFVICSNVLGGCKGSTGPSCINPETGKEYGTSFPFITIKDMVKAQKELVDHLGIKKLFAVIGGSMGGTQVLQWSVTYPDCVGKAIVIASTARSSPQQIAFNEVGRMAILSDPDWNNGDYYSGNAPIHGLALARMIGHITYLSDDSMHQKFGRRLQDKQKLDYNLDFDFQVESYLHYQGQSFTKRFDANSYLYITKALDYFDLAVNGSLIEGMRNARAKFLIVAVSSDWLFPPYQSREVVSALSANDIDVTYREIESNYGHDAFLLESGQLGYIIGNFLSHTHVSDIMKRDIKTIRNGLSIEETAQVMFENGITHLPVVDDENVITGIVTSWDISKAVALKCNSLDKIMVRDVITAKGDEDIESAAKKMELHNISALPVVDDSNRIIGIIGSEEINRLIGSS from the coding sequence ATGAAGAGAGAATCAGTAGGAATTGTAGAGACCAGAGTCTTCAATCTTCCTGATGAGCTGGTGCTTGATAGTGGAAAAAAGCTGAAGAATGTACGTGTAGCTTATGAGACCTATGGAAAACTGAATCCCGAAAAGAGCAATGGAATTCTCATTTGTCATGCACTGACCGGAGATGCACACGCAGCAGGACTTCATGGTGGCGAAAGCAAAGCCGGATGGTGGGATGTGCTCATTGGTCCCGGAAAGGTCATTGATACTGACAGGTATTTTGTAATATGTTCCAATGTCCTTGGAGGATGTAAAGGCTCGACCGGACCATCCTGCATAAACCCTGAAACCGGGAAGGAATACGGGACTTCGTTCCCTTTCATTACTATTAAAGACATGGTGAAAGCCCAGAAGGAGCTTGTTGACCACCTTGGAATAAAGAAACTCTTTGCTGTGATCGGCGGCTCCATGGGAGGAACTCAGGTCCTCCAGTGGTCAGTGACATACCCTGACTGCGTAGGAAAAGCTATTGTTATTGCAAGTACAGCACGCTCATCACCTCAGCAGATAGCATTCAACGAGGTCGGAAGAATGGCGATACTGTCCGATCCGGACTGGAACAATGGAGATTACTACTCCGGCAACGCACCCATTCATGGACTTGCACTGGCACGGATGATAGGACACATAACCTACCTGAGTGATGATTCCATGCACCAGAAGTTCGGAAGACGGCTTCAGGATAAGCAGAAACTGGATTACAACCTTGATTTTGATTTCCAGGTCGAGAGCTACCTGCATTATCAGGGACAGTCCTTCACAAAGAGATTCGATGCGAACTCCTATCTTTACATTACAAAGGCGCTGGACTACTTTGATCTGGCAGTCAATGGTTCACTGATCGAAGGAATGAGAAATGCGAGGGCAAAGTTTTTGATCGTAGCTGTAAGCTCTGACTGGCTTTTTCCACCTTACCAGTCAAGAGAAGTGGTTTCCGCATTGAGTGCTAATGATATTGATGTGACATACAGGGAAATAGAGTCCAATTACGGACACGATGCTTTCCTGCTGGAATCGGGACAACTGGGTTATATTATCGGTAACTTCCTTTCTCACACACATGTTTCTGATATCATGAAAAGAGACATCAAGACCATCAGGAACGGACTCAGCATTGAGGAAACAGCACAGGTCATGTTTGAGAACGGTATCACTCATCTGCCGGTTGTGGATGATGAGAATGTTATCACGGGAATTGTGACATCCTGGGATATTTCAAAAGCTGTTGCACTGAAATGTAACTCTCTTGACAAAATAATGGTCAGGGACGTTATCACGGCAAAGGGAGATGAGGATATTGAAAGTGCTGCAAAGAAAATGGAGCTGCACAATATTTCTGCGCTTCCTGTAGTTGATGATTCAAATCGAATTATTGGAATTATTGGCAGTGAAGAGATAAACCGCCTTATTGGAAGTTCCTGA
- a CDS encoding O-acetylhomoserine aminocarboxypropyltransferase/cysteine synthase family protein has translation MNKKNYGPNTLALHAGQEPDPVTGSRAVPIYQTASYTFKDSEHAANLFGLKESGNIYTRLMNPTTDVLEKRVAAIEGGTGALAVSSGMSAITLATLGVTGPGDEIVAANNLYGGTYQLFNNTFKNLARKVVFVDSTKPEEFRKAITEKTKAIYTEIIGNPKLDVPNLEEISKIAREAGIPLIVDNTVGIGIVKPIDLGADIVVLSATKFLGGHGTTIGGVIVDSGKFNWDNGKFPGLTEPDPGYHGLRYWEAFGDVPEIGNIAFIIKMRVHLLRDLGPALSPFNSFLLLQGLETLPLRVERHSSNALKVAEFLNDHPAVEWVNYPGLEGHPSHELATKYLKGKYGAILGFGIKGGLEAGKKFIDSVELLSHLANIGDAKTLVIHPASTTHQQLTAEERLSTGVTEDFIRMSVGLEDVQDLIADIDQALKRSQGL, from the coding sequence ATGAACAAAAAGAACTATGGACCAAATACCCTGGCATTACATGCAGGCCAGGAACCTGATCCGGTAACCGGGTCACGTGCAGTTCCTATCTACCAGACAGCATCGTACACTTTTAAGGACTCAGAACATGCAGCCAACCTTTTCGGACTGAAAGAATCCGGTAACATCTATACCAGGCTCATGAACCCAACCACCGATGTGCTTGAAAAGAGAGTTGCTGCCATAGAAGGCGGCACAGGTGCACTTGCAGTTTCCTCTGGGATGTCCGCCATCACTCTCGCAACACTTGGTGTGACCGGTCCGGGCGATGAGATCGTTGCAGCCAACAACCTCTACGGTGGAACTTACCAGTTATTCAATAACACATTCAAAAACCTTGCAAGAAAAGTTGTCTTTGTTGACTCTACAAAACCTGAAGAGTTCAGAAAAGCAATCACCGAAAAAACAAAGGCGATCTACACAGAGATAATCGGAAATCCTAAACTTGATGTTCCAAACCTTGAGGAAATATCAAAGATAGCACGTGAAGCGGGAATTCCACTTATAGTTGACAACACTGTGGGAATCGGCATTGTAAAACCGATAGACCTTGGTGCTGATATTGTGGTGCTCTCTGCAACCAAGTTCCTTGGAGGACACGGAACAACAATAGGCGGAGTTATTGTTGATTCAGGTAAGTTCAACTGGGACAATGGAAAATTCCCGGGACTCACTGAACCTGACCCCGGTTACCACGGACTTAGATACTGGGAAGCATTCGGCGATGTTCCTGAAATTGGGAACATTGCATTCATTATCAAGATGAGAGTTCACCTTTTGCGTGATCTTGGACCCGCACTCAGTCCTTTCAATTCATTCCTGCTGCTTCAGGGACTGGAAACGCTTCCACTCAGGGTTGAAAGACATAGCAGTAATGCGCTCAAGGTTGCTGAATTCCTGAACGATCATCCTGCTGTTGAGTGGGTGAACTATCCGGGACTTGAAGGTCATCCTAGCCATGAACTTGCAACAAAATACCTGAAAGGAAAATATGGTGCAATCCTTGGATTTGGAATAAAAGGCGGTCTTGAAGCGGGAAAGAAGTTCATTGACAGTGTTGAACTGCTATCACACCTTGCAAACATCGGTGATGCAAAGACACTTGTCATCCATCCTGCATCCACAACACATCAACAGTTGACCGCCGAGGAAAGACTGTCAACCGGAGTTACCGAGGATTTCATCCGCATGTCTGTTGGACTTGAAGATGTGCAAGACCTGATAGCTGATATTGACCAGGCGCTTAAAAGGTCGCAGGGACTATGA
- a CDS encoding GTP-binding protein has product MKVSIIGGATGSGKTTLILKLAKYLNNQGEKIGVIVQETGEVDYDERTLTELGIKTREVNSVCIPCSLDTDIRSNLLMIQEDFNPDTVFIEAEETVLPHKLKADLERMELNDVKLLPSVVLIDSPEFETEDDQLTEYVRKQTSGAEIVCIGKTWLDTAEHSGAVRKLIKKLNPEAKVVVYPENDNGSFPAELLE; this is encoded by the coding sequence ATGAAAGTCAGCATTATAGGCGGAGCTACAGGCAGTGGCAAGACAACTCTTATTCTAAAGCTTGCAAAATATCTCAATAATCAGGGAGAGAAGATCGGTGTCATAGTTCAGGAAACCGGTGAAGTGGATTATGATGAGAGAACGCTCACTGAACTTGGAATTAAAACAAGGGAAGTCAACAGTGTGTGCATTCCATGCTCCCTTGACACTGACATCAGGAGTAATCTCCTCATGATACAGGAGGACTTCAACCCGGACACTGTGTTCATTGAAGCCGAGGAAACGGTGCTTCCTCACAAACTGAAAGCCGATCTTGAAAGAATGGAACTCAATGATGTGAAGCTTCTGCCTTCTGTTGTGCTTATCGACTCACCGGAATTTGAAACAGAAGATGACCAGCTTACAGAGTATGTCAGGAAACAAACATCTGGTGCAGAGATCGTTTGTATTGGTAAAACCTGGCTGGATACTGCTGAGCACTCCGGTGCTGTCAGAAAACTGATAAAGAAACTAAATCCTGAAGCGAAGGTCGTTGTTTATCCTGAAAATGATAATGGAAGCTTTCCGGCTGAATTGCTGGAATAG
- a CDS encoding PAS domain S-box protein, producing the protein MTDSQALKILFVEDVPEDLELAKRKIKSSGIGFESFLAEDESEFIKGLYEFKPDVVISDYMLPEFDGMRALELALTYNSNIPFIILTGSMNEEIAVEAMKAGATDYILKERISRLPFAIKEAIDVKNALVEKKIAMDALRSMSEIVQQSPFSVISTTLEGTITSWNKGAERIFGYASDEALGQNISLVYLEEDQDILQNNIIEPLLAKGYNQIQTRLLRKGGKIFIGSLSLWLVKDGAGNPVGMVGYTFDITKEVEAENELRIKDQAIESDIDGIVLVGLNGELTYANHSACQMWGYASREEVIGKSVKDFVTSEKDGEWILEELQKHAFKSEFNAQRKDGSEFPVLLSASRIMDEDGKVISYMGSLVDFTEKKKADEALETSEKMYRLLAENTMDCIWSMGMDLVFTYSNYAIHDILGYFPEEWVGSNLQDHCDEENFMKMLKYVSIGMENAPSTEGILFQVEMLDKKGNSVPVEIMGKIIFDENGAPVSIQGTSRDITKRVHAENALKESEERLELALMVSEHGFWVWDLDQDDFYFNPKSYTMLGYEDDEFPMSIDAWGKLMHPDDRKQVIPEIIDCVENGNPFSFEIRMASKDGDWIWVLAKGNTFNLKSGKHWAIGTLVDITERKKTEEQMLLARIAAEEANRCKNELLANMNHELRTPLNSIIGFSGVLLDGSLGQVSAEQEKYLRLMNNEGHRLLSLINHVLDLSKIESDGLTLNFSNFDPVLVAENVMESIQMLARKKNIRTSMSVDRDIGTITADVDKFREILYNLIENALKFTPEEGNIIVVMNRRDDDLEVSVQDTGIGIAEEDRERIFDAFVQVDGSNTRRYGGAGLGLVLVREYLKMHNGCIRVESETGKGSKFIFKIPVYPIKKEKTEYKSPMRRGLCRPKSQHHSHSPKP; encoded by the coding sequence ATGACTGACAGTCAGGCTTTAAAGATTCTGTTTGTAGAAGACGTACCTGAAGACCTGGAACTTGCAAAGAGAAAAATTAAAAGCAGTGGGATTGGTTTTGAATCTTTTCTTGCAGAGGACGAAAGCGAATTTATAAAAGGATTATACGAATTCAAACCCGACGTAGTCATATCAGATTACATGCTGCCGGAATTTGACGGCATGCGTGCACTGGAACTTGCACTTACATATAACAGCAACATACCCTTTATCATTCTTACAGGTTCCATGAACGAGGAAATAGCAGTCGAAGCCATGAAGGCAGGTGCTACTGATTATATTTTAAAGGAACGTATCAGCAGGCTGCCATTTGCCATAAAGGAAGCCATTGATGTTAAAAATGCACTTGTTGAAAAGAAAATAGCTATGGATGCCCTGAGATCCATGTCAGAGATAGTCCAGCAATCCCCATTCTCTGTGATATCCACCACGCTTGAAGGAACAATAACAAGCTGGAACAAAGGTGCAGAAAGAATATTCGGATACGCATCTGATGAAGCGCTGGGGCAGAATATTTCTCTGGTCTACCTGGAAGAGGACCAGGATATACTTCAAAATAATATAATTGAGCCTTTGCTTGCAAAAGGATACAACCAGATACAAACCCGGTTATTGCGCAAAGGAGGAAAAATCTTCATCGGATCACTCTCGCTTTGGCTGGTAAAGGACGGAGCAGGGAACCCTGTTGGAATGGTAGGATACACATTTGACATCACCAAAGAAGTGGAAGCTGAAAATGAACTCAGGATAAAAGACCAGGCTATTGAATCCGATATTGACGGAATTGTACTTGTTGGTCTTAATGGAGAGCTTACATATGCAAACCATTCAGCCTGTCAAATGTGGGGCTATGCCAGCAGAGAAGAAGTTATTGGCAAAAGCGTTAAAGATTTTGTAACATCTGAAAAAGATGGAGAATGGATACTGGAAGAACTCCAGAAGCACGCTTTTAAATCTGAATTCAATGCACAGAGAAAAGATGGTTCTGAATTCCCTGTACTGTTATCCGCATCAAGGATCATGGATGAAGATGGGAAAGTAATCTCTTACATGGGTTCACTCGTTGATTTCACAGAGAAAAAAAAGGCAGATGAAGCACTGGAAACCAGCGAGAAGATGTATCGTCTGCTTGCTGAAAATACCATGGATTGTATCTGGTCCATGGGGATGGACCTCGTATTCACTTACTCGAACTACGCAATTCACGACATACTTGGTTATTTTCCGGAAGAGTGGGTTGGATCAAATCTACAAGACCACTGTGATGAAGAGAATTTCATGAAAATGCTGAAATACGTAAGCATTGGAATGGAAAATGCTCCAAGCACCGAAGGTATTCTTTTTCAGGTAGAAATGCTTGACAAAAAGGGAAATTCTGTGCCTGTGGAAATTATGGGTAAAATAATTTTTGATGAGAACGGGGCACCTGTTTCTATACAGGGTACATCAAGGGATATTACCAAAAGAGTGCATGCTGAGAATGCCCTGAAAGAAAGTGAAGAAAGACTTGAACTTGCACTGATGGTATCAGAACACGGATTCTGGGTCTGGGATCTTGACCAGGATGATTTCTATTTTAACCCAAAGTCATACACCATGCTTGGATATGAGGATGACGAGTTCCCCATGTCAATTGATGCATGGGGTAAACTGATGCATCCTGATGACAGAAAACAGGTTATTCCTGAGATAATAGATTGCGTTGAGAACGGGAACCCATTTAGTTTTGAAATAAGAATGGCATCAAAAGATGGTGACTGGATCTGGGTACTTGCAAAAGGAAATACCTTTAACCTGAAAAGCGGCAAGCACTGGGCTATCGGAACCCTTGTTGACATCACAGAGAGGAAAAAGACAGAGGAGCAGATGTTGCTTGCAAGGATAGCTGCCGAGGAAGCTAACCGCTGCAAAAATGAATTGCTTGCAAACATGAACCATGAACTTAGGACACCACTTAACTCTATCATCGGTTTTTCAGGTGTGCTTCTGGATGGAAGTCTTGGACAGGTCAGCGCTGAACAGGAAAAGTATCTTCGCCTTATGAACAATGAAGGTCACAGGCTTTTGAGTCTTATCAACCATGTACTTGACCTTTCAAAGATAGAATCAGATGGCCTAACTCTTAATTTCTCAAATTTCGATCCTGTTTTGGTTGCTGAAAATGTAATGGAATCCATTCAAATGCTTGCCAGAAAAAAGAATATCAGGACAAGCATGAGTGTTGACAGGGACATTGGCACCATAACTGCCGATGTTGACAAGTTCAGGGAAATACTCTACAATCTCATAGAAAATGCTCTCAAATTCACACCTGAAGAAGGTAATATTATTGTTGTCATGAACAGGAGAGATGATGATCTTGAAGTCTCGGTCCAGGACACGGGAATCGGTATTGCTGAAGAGGACAGGGAAAGGATATTCGATGCCTTTGTACAGGTGGACGGCTCCAATACCAGAAGATACGGAGGAGCCGGACTTGGACTTGTGCTTGTCAGGGAATACCTGAAAATGCATAATGGCTGCATACGTGTTGAGAGTGAAACTGGTAAGGGCAGTAAGTTCATTTTCAAGATACCTGTATATCCGATCAAAAAGGAAAAGACCGAATATAAAAGTCCTATGAGAAGAGGTCTTTGCAGGCCAAAGTCCCAGCACCACTCCCACTCACCTAAACCGTAA